The following proteins are co-located in the Deinococcus metallilatus genome:
- the galE gene encoding UDP-glucose 4-epimerase GalE, translating into MKLMVVGGAGYIGSHTVRQLRRAGHEVVVFDNLSSGHAEALPPEVPLVRADLLDMAAVKAALETYQPDAVIHFAALIEVGESMRAPGRYYRNNVVGSLNLLQAIVETRKVPLVFSSTAAVYGTTDAVPIPEDAPLHPESVYGETKLMTERMIHAFHVAHGLPYVILRYFNVCGAAPDGSIGEAHPHKTHLIELACLTALGQRDKMMIFGDDYPTPDGTCIRDYIHVLDLADAHVLAVEALAQGQRDAATYNVGLGHGFSVLQVLDAVDAVIAQDGFPPLKREIAPRRPGDPPRLVADAHRIVDDLGFAPQFTELKEIVRTAWGWHRRHPQGYEQ; encoded by the coding sequence ATGAAGCTGATGGTTGTGGGAGGGGCCGGGTACATCGGGTCGCACACGGTGCGGCAGTTGCGGCGGGCCGGGCACGAGGTCGTGGTGTTCGACAACCTGTCGAGCGGCCATGCCGAGGCGTTGCCCCCGGAGGTGCCGCTGGTCCGGGCCGATCTGCTGGACATGGCGGCGGTGAAGGCGGCGCTGGAAACCTATCAGCCCGACGCGGTGATTCACTTCGCCGCGCTGATCGAGGTGGGCGAGAGCATGCGGGCGCCGGGCCGCTACTACCGCAACAACGTGGTCGGGAGTCTGAACCTTCTCCAGGCCATCGTGGAGACGCGCAAGGTGCCGCTGGTGTTCAGTTCGACCGCCGCCGTCTACGGTACCACCGACGCCGTGCCGATTCCCGAGGACGCGCCGCTGCACCCCGAGAGCGTCTACGGCGAAACCAAGCTGATGACCGAGCGGATGATCCACGCCTTCCACGTCGCGCACGGCCTGCCCTACGTCATCCTGCGTTACTTCAACGTGTGCGGCGCGGCGCCCGACGGCAGCATCGGCGAGGCGCACCCCCACAAGACGCACCTGATCGAGCTGGCGTGCCTGACCGCCCTGGGCCAGCGCGACAAGATGATGATCTTCGGGGACGACTACCCCACCCCGGACGGCACCTGCATCCGCGACTACATCCACGTTTTGGACCTGGCCGACGCGCACGTGCTGGCGGTGGAGGCGCTGGCGCAGGGGCAGCGGGACGCCGCCACCTACAACGTGGGTCTGGGCCACGGCTTCAGCGTGCTCCAGGTGCTCGACGCGGTGGACGCGGTGATCGCCCAGGACGGCTTCCCGCCCCTGAAGCGCGAGATCGCCCCCCGCCGCCCTGGCGACCCGCCCCGCCTGGTGGCCGATGCCCACCGCATCGTGGACGACCTGGGCTTCGCCCCGCAGTTCACCGAGCTGAAGGAGATCGTGCGGACGGCCTGGGGGTGGCACCGCAGGCATCCGCAAGGGTACGAGCAGTAG
- a CDS encoding substrate-binding domain-containing protein, translating to MPAAKPPVRRVTLRDVAARLGVSPATVSNAYNRPDQLSPELRKRVLSAARDLGYRGPDPLARSLRRGRTGVIGVVYDAPLTYAFADPAAALFLGSVTQAIQQAGLNLLLLASPDGAQPVHTASVDGFIVYCAAEGHELLRAVLERGLPTVLVDQTPQPQAAQVGIDDAGGAAAAARCLRELGHRQIGVLCLELAPDRHTGPVTPRREAAIAYRTTAERLRGYREGAAGAALHLFETGQNTPEEGEAAALDLLRQHPEITALLCMSDVLAHGALRAAQRLGLRVPHDLSLIGFDDLPSSAALNLSTVWQPTADKGRYVGEAVLALLSGETPPDVSLPTRLVVRGTTAERRERSAGG from the coding sequence ATGCCCGCCGCCAAGCCGCCCGTCCGCCGCGTCACTCTGCGCGACGTGGCCGCCCGGCTGGGCGTCTCGCCCGCGACCGTCAGCAACGCCTACAACCGGCCCGACCAGCTCTCGCCGGAGCTGCGGAAGCGCGTGCTGAGCGCCGCCCGCGACCTCGGGTACCGCGGCCCCGATCCTCTCGCCCGCAGCCTGCGCCGGGGCCGCACCGGAGTGATCGGGGTCGTGTACGACGCGCCGCTGACCTACGCTTTTGCCGATCCGGCGGCGGCGCTGTTTCTGGGCAGCGTGACGCAGGCCATTCAGCAGGCGGGGTTGAACCTGCTCCTGCTCGCCAGTCCGGACGGTGCCCAGCCCGTCCATACCGCCAGTGTGGACGGCTTCATCGTGTACTGCGCCGCCGAGGGCCACGAACTGCTGCGGGCGGTGCTGGAACGCGGGCTGCCGACCGTGCTGGTGGACCAGACGCCCCAGCCCCAGGCCGCGCAGGTCGGGATCGACGACGCGGGGGGCGCGGCGGCGGCGGCCCGCTGCCTGCGGGAACTGGGACACCGGCAGATCGGCGTCCTCTGCCTGGAACTCGCCCCCGACCGTCACACCGGCCCCGTCACCCCCCGGCGTGAAGCGGCCATTGCCTACCGGACCACCGCCGAGCGTCTGCGGGGCTACCGTGAGGGCGCGGCAGGCGCCGCCCTTCACCTGTTTGAAACCGGGCAGAACACCCCCGAGGAGGGCGAGGCCGCCGCGCTCGACCTGCTGCGCCAGCACCCGGAGATCACCGCGCTGCTGTGCATGAGTGACGTGCTGGCCCACGGCGCCCTGCGGGCCGCCCAGCGGCTCGGCCTGCGTGTGCCCCACGACCTGAGTCTGATCGGGTTTGACGACCTGCCCAGCAGCGCGGCCCTGAACCTCAGCACCGTCTGGCAACCGACCGCCGACAAGGGCCGGTACGTGGGCGAGGCCGTCCTCGCCCTGCTCAGCGGCGAAACGCCGCCCGACGTGAGCCTGCCGACGCGGCTGGTCGTGCGCGGGACGACGGCAGAGCGCAGAGAGCGGAGCGCCGGGGGCTAA
- a CDS encoding MFS transporter yields the protein MTDLPLSSTAPVSLHRAEAARRALATVFLINGTLFATWAVNIPGVRDRLGLTAAQVGLALLAVGLGSLVSMPLTGGWTARFGSDRVTRVAVVLSMLALLPPILAPNLVTLVLALALLGALNGALDVAMNAQGVTVERRLARPVMSRFHAYYSLGGVLGALLGTLLIGRVPLLAHAGLVVAVTTLAGFLAGRWLLPDLTGNPVETGAPSRARPGPSAAALLLGGLCFLGMLAEGANYDWATLYFRDVLGLAGGNAGIGYAAFVAAMTLGRWFGDRVRTRLGDEVTVRGGALLTAAGLALALLVHDPLPATLGFALSGLGLSNVVPVLYGTAGHALAGRGIAQVATIGYAGFLLGPPVIGFIAGQVGLPAALGVALAGAALVAGLGGRAFALVRQKRRASAA from the coding sequence ATGACTGACCTGCCCCTTTCCTCCACTGCCCCCGTTTCCCTCCACCGCGCCGAGGCCGCGCGCCGGGCGCTGGCCACCGTGTTCCTGATCAACGGCACGCTGTTTGCCACCTGGGCGGTAAATATTCCCGGTGTGCGGGACCGGCTGGGGCTGACGGCCGCCCAGGTGGGCCTGGCGCTGCTGGCGGTCGGGCTGGGCAGTCTGGTCAGCATGCCGCTCACCGGCGGGTGGACCGCCCGCTTCGGGAGCGACCGGGTGACGCGCGTGGCGGTGGTGCTGAGCATGCTCGCGCTGCTCCCGCCCATCCTCGCGCCGAACCTGGTAACGCTGGTGCTGGCCCTGGCCCTGCTGGGTGCCCTCAACGGGGCGCTGGATGTCGCCATGAACGCGCAGGGCGTGACGGTCGAGCGGCGGCTGGCCCGCCCGGTCATGAGCCGGTTTCACGCCTACTACAGCCTGGGGGGCGTGCTGGGGGCGCTGCTGGGCACCCTGCTGATCGGACGGGTGCCGCTGCTGGCCCACGCCGGGCTGGTGGTGGCCGTGACCACCCTCGCCGGGTTCCTGGCGGGCCGCTGGCTGCTGCCCGACCTGACCGGCAACCCCGTTGAGACGGGGGCCCCCTCCCGCGCCCGCCCCGGCCCCAGCGCAGCCGCGCTGCTGCTGGGCGGCCTGTGTTTCCTGGGGATGCTGGCCGAGGGCGCCAACTACGACTGGGCGACCCTCTACTTCCGCGACGTGCTGGGCCTGGCGGGCGGCAACGCGGGCATCGGGTACGCGGCCTTTGTCGCCGCGATGACGCTGGGCCGCTGGTTCGGCGACCGCGTCCGCACCCGCCTCGGGGACGAGGTGACGGTGCGCGGCGGGGCGCTGCTGACGGCCGCGGGGCTGGCCCTCGCGCTGCTGGTGCACGATCCGCTGCCCGCCACGCTGGGCTTCGCGCTGTCGGGGCTGGGCCTCAGCAACGTGGTGCCGGTGCTGTACGGGACCGCGGGGCACGCCCTGGCCGGGCGGGGCATCGCCCAGGTCGCCACCATCGGCTATGCGGGATTCCTGCTGGGCCCACCCGTGATCGGCTTCATCGCGGGCCAGGTCGGCCTGCCCGCCGCGCTCGGCGTCGCGCTGGCGGGGGCGGCGCTGGTGGCGGGGCTGGGCGGGCGGGCCTTCGCGTTGGTCCGCCAGAAACGCCGGGCCAGCGCCGCGTAG
- a CDS encoding citrate synthase family protein produces the protein MPSRSLTTAEATALLGVKPATLYAYVSRGLIRSEPGPPGTRERRYRAEDVQKLVQRQGVRRDPEAAAEEAVHGALAWGTPVLDSALTQIVDGGLKYRGQDAVELAKTATVEEVAALLWTGDAGGWARLPLRARLTLAPLPRAGTPLEALGFALVHAGTHDLAALDTRPDALPAGATRVLSLLYGTLERHLRVPPAPDLPLHLRLARAWRTDAAGADLLRRALVLLADHELNVSAFTARVAAGGGASLPHTMLAALAALQGPRHGLAGAAAHDLLRQALDRDAQVALRDAVLRYAHAPGFGHRLYPDGDPRAQALLTALRVAWPQAPAVQAAHALTERMREETGEAPNIDLALAMLAHALGRSAEDTVTLFALGRTPGWLAHALEAQTSGQFIRPRARYVGKSEG, from the coding sequence ATGCCTTCCCGCAGCCTGACCACCGCCGAGGCGACCGCCCTGCTGGGCGTGAAACCGGCCACGCTGTACGCCTACGTGTCACGCGGCCTGATCCGCAGCGAACCCGGCCCGCCCGGCACCCGCGAGCGGCGCTACCGGGCCGAGGACGTACAGAAGCTGGTGCAGCGGCAGGGCGTGCGGCGGGACCCCGAGGCCGCCGCCGAGGAGGCTGTCCACGGGGCCCTCGCCTGGGGAACGCCCGTGCTGGACAGTGCCCTGACGCAAATTGTGGACGGCGGGCTGAAGTACCGGGGGCAGGACGCGGTGGAGCTGGCGAAGACGGCCACGGTGGAGGAAGTCGCGGCACTGCTGTGGACCGGGGACGCGGGCGGCTGGGCGCGGCTGCCCCTGCGCGCCCGGCTGACACTCGCGCCGCTTCCCCGCGCGGGGACGCCGCTGGAGGCGTTGGGCTTCGCGCTCGTGCATGCGGGGACGCATGACCTCGCGGCGCTGGATACCCGGCCGGACGCCCTCCCCGCCGGGGCCACCCGGGTTCTGAGCCTGCTGTATGGGACGCTGGAACGTCATCTGCGGGTGCCGCCTGCGCCTGACCTGCCGCTGCACCTCCGCCTGGCCCGCGCATGGAGGACGGACGCCGCCGGGGCGGACCTGCTGCGCCGCGCGCTGGTGTTGCTGGCAGACCACGAACTGAACGTCAGTGCGTTCACGGCGCGGGTCGCGGCGGGTGGAGGCGCCAGCCTGCCCCACACGATGCTCGCGGCCCTCGCGGCTCTCCAGGGCCCCCGGCACGGCCTCGCCGGTGCGGCCGCCCACGACCTCCTGCGGCAGGCGCTGGACCGTGATGCCCAGGTGGCCCTGCGGGACGCGGTGCTCCGCTACGCCCACGCTCCGGGCTTCGGGCACCGCCTCTACCCGGACGGTGATCCGCGTGCCCAGGCGCTGCTGACCGCGCTCCGGGTGGCCTGGCCCCAGGCTCCCGCCGTGCAGGCTGCCCACGCGCTCACCGAGCGGATGCGCGAGGAAACGGGCGAGGCGCCGAACATCGACCTCGCGCTCGCCATGCTGGCGCACGCGCTGGGCCGCAGTGCCGAGGACACGGTCACGCTGTTCGCGCTGGGCCGGACCCCGGGCTGGCTCGCCCACGCCCTGGAAGCCCAGACGAGCGGGCAGTTCATCCGGCCGCGTGCGCGCTACGTGGGGAAGTCGGAGGGGTAG
- a CDS encoding pyruvate carboxyltransferase encodes MTALPAVADVAQPDLFPDAFPPHAFPQVVWKEGARPSTLPSVAWTTETTHRDGQQGGLPLTAADGLAIYDLMGAFTGDSGAIRQAEFFVYRPADRAMLEGALERWRGGHPVEPTTWIRATRQDAELVAGLGVRETGMLASASDYHTFHKFTPGGRAQAARTYLDAVRAVLDAGLRPRLHLEDATRAPREFILPFVAAVQELSAPYGEAQAPKFRVCDTMGVGLPLEGVAWPRSVPGMIHELVAAGVPGERLEFHPHNDTHLVVANCLAATLAGCAAINGTLLGKGERTGNAPLEGVLLHLIGLNLLPGQPDFLALNDLADLYDRLGQGVPAKYPLYGRDAHRTRAGIHADGLNKFWPMYAPFDVPRLLGRPLDLSLTKDSGLAGLIFLIKQHTGTELGKEHPGLRALHADLTAEFDAGRQTAAEWEEIESRVRSLL; translated from the coding sequence ATGACAGCGCTTCCCGCCGTGGCCGATGTCGCCCAGCCCGACCTCTTCCCCGACGCCTTTCCTCCCCACGCCTTTCCGCAGGTCGTCTGGAAGGAAGGGGCGCGCCCCTCCACCCTCCCCAGCGTCGCCTGGACGACGGAAACCACCCACCGGGACGGCCAGCAGGGCGGCCTGCCGCTCACTGCGGCGGACGGCCTGGCGATTTATGACCTGATGGGCGCGTTCACGGGCGACTCGGGCGCGATCCGGCAGGCCGAGTTCTTCGTCTACCGCCCCGCCGACCGGGCCATGCTGGAAGGCGCGCTGGAACGCTGGCGCGGCGGTCATCCGGTGGAGCCGACCACCTGGATTCGCGCGACCCGCCAGGACGCCGAGCTGGTGGCCGGGCTGGGCGTGCGGGAGACGGGGATGCTCGCCAGCGCCAGCGACTACCACACCTTCCACAAGTTCACGCCGGGTGGCCGCGCCCAGGCCGCCCGGACATACCTGGACGCCGTCCGGGCCGTGCTGGACGCGGGCCTGCGTCCCCGCCTGCACCTGGAGGACGCGACCCGCGCCCCCCGCGAGTTCATCCTGCCTTTCGTGGCCGCCGTACAGGAACTGAGCGCGCCCTACGGCGAGGCGCAGGCGCCCAAGTTCCGCGTCTGTGACACGATGGGCGTCGGCCTGCCGCTGGAGGGTGTGGCCTGGCCGCGCAGTGTCCCCGGCATGATCCACGAACTCGTGGCGGCGGGTGTGCCCGGCGAGCGCCTGGAGTTTCACCCCCACAACGACACGCATCTGGTGGTCGCCAACTGCCTGGCCGCCACCCTGGCGGGCTGCGCGGCAATCAACGGCACCCTGCTGGGCAAAGGCGAACGCACCGGCAACGCGCCGCTGGAAGGCGTCCTGCTCCACCTGATTGGCCTGAACCTCCTGCCCGGCCAGCCCGATTTCCTCGCGCTGAACGATCTGGCCGATCTGTATGACCGGCTGGGCCAGGGCGTCCCGGCCAAGTATCCGCTCTACGGCCGGGACGCCCACCGCACCCGCGCGGGCATCCACGCCGACGGGCTGAACAAGTTCTGGCCCATGTACGCGCCCTTCGACGTGCCCCGCCTGCTGGGGCGGCCCCTCGACCTGAGCCTGACCAAGGACAGCGGGCTGGCGGGCCTGATCTTCCTGATCAAGCAGCATACCGGCACAGAACTGGGCAAGGAGCATCCGGGCCTGCGCGCCCTGCACGCCGACCTCACGGCCGAATTCGACGCCGGGCGGCAGACCGCTGCCGAGTGGGAGGAGATCGAGAGCCGCGTCCGCTCCCTGCTCTGA
- a CDS encoding polyphosphate kinase 2 family protein, whose protein sequence is MHLDHYRVPPDERVRLSDWATDDDGGLSKEEGEALLPGLQERLADLQERLYAEGQQALLIVLQARDAGGKDGTVKKVIGALNPNGVQVSNFKVPTEEERAHDFLWRIHRQAPRFGMVGVFNRSQYEDVLVTRVHHLIDDRTAQHRLKHICAFESLLTDSGTRIVKFYLHISPQEQKERLEARLEDPSKHWKFNPGDLEERAHWDAYTAAYEDALTTSTALAPWYVIPADRKWFRNLLVSQILVETLEEMNPQYPTPAFNAADIKIE, encoded by the coding sequence ATGCATCTCGACCACTACCGGGTTCCCCCGGACGAGCGGGTCCGGCTGAGCGACTGGGCCACCGACGATGACGGCGGCCTCAGCAAGGAGGAAGGCGAAGCCCTCCTGCCCGGCCTGCAAGAACGGCTCGCCGACCTTCAGGAGCGCCTCTACGCCGAGGGGCAGCAGGCGCTCCTGATCGTGTTGCAGGCGCGTGACGCGGGCGGTAAGGACGGTACGGTCAAGAAGGTGATCGGCGCCTTGAACCCCAACGGCGTGCAGGTCAGCAACTTCAAGGTGCCGACCGAGGAAGAACGGGCCCACGACTTCCTGTGGCGCATCCACCGCCAGGCGCCCCGCTTCGGCATGGTCGGCGTCTTCAACCGCAGCCAGTACGAGGACGTGCTGGTCACCCGCGTCCACCACCTGATCGACGACCGGACCGCGCAGCACCGCCTGAAGCACATCTGCGCCTTCGAGTCCCTGCTGACCGACTCGGGGACCCGCATCGTCAAGTTCTACCTGCACATCAGCCCTCAGGAGCAGAAGGAAAGACTGGAGGCCCGGTTGGAGGACCCCAGCAAACACTGGAAGTTCAATCCCGGCGATCTGGAAGAACGCGCCCACTGGGACGCCTATACCGCCGCTTACGAGGACGCCCTGACGACCAGCACCGCTCTGGCGCCCTGGTACGTCATCCCCGCCGACCGCAAGTGGTTCCGCAATCTGCTGGTAAGTCAGATTCTGGTCGAGACGCTGGAGGAGATGAACCCGCAGTACCCGACCCCTGCCTTCAACGCGGCCGATATCAAGATTGAATAG
- a CDS encoding S-ribosylhomocysteine lyase, translating into MANVESFDLDHTKVQAPYVRLAGVKTTPRGDQISKYDLRLLQPNRGAVDPAALHTLEHLLAGYLRDHLKDVVDVSPMGCRTGLYMAVIGEPDEPGVLRAFEAALRDTAAHDRPIPGVSELECGNYRDHDLEAARQHARDALAQGLKVQETILLRR; encoded by the coding sequence ATGGCGAACGTGGAATCCTTCGATCTCGACCACACCAAGGTTCAGGCTCCCTATGTGCGCTTGGCTGGCGTGAAGACCACCCCGCGCGGCGATCAGATCAGCAAGTACGACCTGCGCCTCCTCCAGCCCAACCGGGGCGCGGTCGATCCGGCGGCCCTGCACACGCTCGAACACCTGCTCGCTGGCTACCTGCGCGACCACCTGAAGGATGTGGTGGACGTTTCCCCGATGGGCTGCCGCACCGGCCTGTATATGGCCGTGATCGGTGAGCCGGACGAGCCGGGCGTGCTGCGCGCCTTCGAGGCGGCACTGCGCGACACGGCGGCCCACGACCGTCCCATTCCCGGCGTGAGCGAACTGGAATGTGGCAACTACCGCGACCACGATCTGGAGGCGGCCCGCCAGCACGCCCGCGACGCCCTGGCCCAGGGCCTCAAGGTGCAGGAGACGATCCTCCTCCGGCGCTGA
- the lspA gene encoding signal peptidase II: MPTLLARPRTFPAWVPLLIAALLIAADQALKAWALAHLQEGAAPVPFIPGVLDWVLTFNTGAAWSLLSGSAVPLAVARLLVGLGILAYLVVRPQNRFLTVVLSMIAAGAIGNTIDGLRLGRVTDMLHAPPLSAVTQALHAGNFPIFNLADSLVVVGTLLLLIASFVGENKPKV; encoded by the coding sequence GTGCCCACCCTGCTTGCTCGCCCGCGAACCTTTCCCGCCTGGGTGCCGCTGCTCATCGCTGCCCTGCTGATCGCCGCCGACCAGGCGCTCAAAGCCTGGGCGCTCGCCCATCTTCAGGAGGGCGCGGCGCCGGTCCCCTTTATTCCGGGCGTGCTGGACTGGGTGCTGACCTTCAATACCGGGGCGGCCTGGAGCCTCCTGTCGGGATCGGCCGTGCCGCTGGCCGTCGCGCGGCTGCTGGTGGGACTGGGCATCCTGGCCTATCTGGTCGTGCGTCCTCAGAACCGGTTCCTGACGGTCGTGCTGAGCATGATCGCCGCCGGAGCCATCGGCAACACCATCGACGGCCTGCGGCTGGGCAGGGTCACCGACATGCTGCACGCCCCCCCGCTCAGCGCGGTCACACAGGCCCTCCACGCCGGGAACTTCCCGATCTTCAACCTCGCGGATTCCCTGGTGGTCGTGGGAACGCTGCTGCTCCTGATCGCCAGCTTCGTGGGCGAGAACAAGCCGAAGGTCTGA
- the rpmB gene encoding 50S ribosomal protein L28 — MSRVCEVCGKGPIVVNSVIRRGKARAQGGVGRKTTGITKRVQKPNLQPLTVVRGGVAVQMRVCTKCRKSLI; from the coding sequence ATGTCGAGAGTGTGCGAAGTATGCGGTAAGGGACCGATTGTGGTGAACTCGGTCATTCGCCGTGGTAAGGCCCGCGCCCAGGGCGGCGTCGGTCGCAAGACCACCGGGATCACCAAGCGGGTTCAGAAGCCCAACCTCCAGCCCCTCACCGTCGTCCGTGGCGGCGTGGCCGTGCAGATGCGCGTCTGCACCAAGTGCCGCAAGAGCCTGATCTGA
- a CDS encoding GlsB/YeaQ/YmgE family stress response membrane protein — translation MSWIILILVGALCGWLASLIMKTDAQQGAVANILIGIVGALLAQWIFGSLLGIGGAYAAGNGFNFWSIIWGIVGSVILIAILKALRVLR, via the coding sequence ATGAGTTGGATTATCCTGATTCTGGTTGGTGCCCTCTGCGGTTGGCTCGCAAGCCTCATCATGAAGACCGATGCCCAGCAGGGCGCGGTCGCGAATATCCTGATCGGGATTGTGGGTGCGCTCCTCGCCCAGTGGATCTTCGGTAGCCTGCTGGGCATCGGTGGTGCTTACGCGGCGGGGAACGGCTTCAACTTCTGGAGCATCATCTGGGGCATCGTGGGCAGCGTGATCCTGATCGCGATCCTCAAGGCCCTGCGCGTCCTGCGCTGA
- the thrC gene encoding threonine synthase has translation MPGLIERYREYLPVTDRTPALSLHEGGTPLIPAPKLSARLGVELYLKYEGLNPTGSFKDRGMVMAVAKAVEDGADTIICASTGNTSAAAAAYAARSGLKCIVLIPDGNIALGKLAQAMAYGAQIVAINGNFDAALGLVRRISAEHPIALVNSVNPYRLQGQKTGAFEIVDVLGRAPDILAIPVGNAGNISAYWMGFREYQQAGKNSSLPRMWGFQAEGAAPFVRNAIVDEPQTLATAIRIGNPASADLARAAVRESGGLFDMADDDEIMHAYNLIAQEGVFCEPASATPVAGLLKLHAAGKLLPGQTVVAVLTGNGLKDPDAALRAVEAPKAVEASMERVLESIL, from the coding sequence ATGCCCGGACTGATCGAACGCTACCGCGAGTACCTGCCCGTCACTGACCGGACGCCCGCCCTGAGCCTGCACGAGGGGGGAACGCCCCTGATTCCCGCGCCGAAGCTGAGCGCGCGCCTGGGCGTGGAGCTTTACCTGAAGTACGAGGGGCTGAACCCGACCGGCAGCTTCAAGGACCGGGGCATGGTGATGGCGGTCGCCAAGGCGGTGGAGGACGGCGCCGACACGATCATCTGCGCCAGCACCGGCAACACCAGCGCCGCCGCTGCCGCTTACGCCGCCCGTTCGGGCCTGAAGTGCATCGTGCTGATTCCCGACGGGAACATCGCGCTGGGAAAGCTGGCGCAGGCGATGGCCTACGGCGCGCAAATCGTGGCGATCAACGGCAACTTCGACGCAGCCCTCGGGCTGGTGCGCCGGATCAGCGCCGAGCATCCCATTGCGCTGGTGAACTCGGTGAATCCCTACCGCCTGCAAGGGCAGAAGACGGGCGCCTTCGAGATCGTGGACGTCCTGGGCCGGGCACCCGACATCCTCGCCATTCCGGTCGGCAACGCCGGGAACATCAGCGCGTACTGGATGGGTTTCCGGGAGTATCAGCAGGCCGGGAAGAACAGCTCGCTGCCGAGAATGTGGGGCTTTCAGGCCGAGGGCGCGGCCCCCTTCGTCCGCAATGCCATCGTGGACGAGCCGCAGACGCTCGCCACCGCCATCCGCATCGGCAACCCGGCCAGCGCCGACCTCGCCCGCGCGGCCGTGCGCGAGAGTGGCGGTCTCTTCGATATGGCGGACGACGACGAGATCATGCACGCCTACAACCTGATCGCGCAGGAAGGCGTCTTCTGCGAACCGGCCAGCGCCACGCCGGTCGCGGGCCTGCTGAAGCTGCACGCCGCCGGGAAGCTGTTGCCGGGGCAGACGGTGGTCGCGGTCCTGACCGGCAACGGTCTGAAAGACCCGGACGCGGCCCTGCGAGCGGTGGAGGCGCCGAAGGCCGTGGAGGCCAGCATGGAACGGGTGCTGGAGAGCATCCTTTGA
- the thrB gene encoding homoserine kinase has product MTFTVRAPASSANLGPGFDSLGLSVPLFTTLRVTPQAVTEVVPLGPELEGTPADESNYVYRAMELAAKRAGRPLPPARVEIGTEVPLARGLGSSAAALVAGIVAGNELLGRPLESEALLDVAAREEGHPDNVAPALFGGIVVATLDKLGTHYVRLDPPAHLGVTVLIPDFELSTSKARAVLPKEYTRADAVHALSHAALLAAAFAQGRLDLLRHAMQDYIHQIWRAPLVPGLSDILEEAHRYGALGAALSGAGPTVLCFHDTRASTERLHRYLHAVMNKNGLTGRVLDLPIDTAGTVVERTCQEREK; this is encoded by the coding sequence ATGACCTTCACCGTCCGCGCGCCCGCCTCCAGCGCGAACCTGGGGCCGGGTTTCGACAGCCTGGGGCTGAGCGTGCCGCTCTTCACCACGCTGCGGGTCACGCCTCAGGCGGTAACGGAGGTCGTGCCGCTCGGTCCGGAACTGGAGGGGACGCCCGCCGACGAAAGCAACTACGTGTACCGGGCGATGGAACTGGCCGCGAAACGGGCGGGGCGGCCACTGCCCCCCGCCCGCGTGGAGATCGGGACGGAGGTGCCGCTGGCGCGCGGTCTGGGGTCGAGCGCCGCCGCCCTGGTCGCGGGCATCGTGGCGGGGAATGAACTGCTGGGGCGGCCCCTGGAGAGCGAGGCGCTGCTGGACGTGGCGGCCCGCGAGGAAGGCCACCCCGACAACGTCGCCCCGGCGCTGTTCGGTGGCATCGTGGTCGCCACGCTCGACAAGCTGGGGACGCATTATGTCCGGCTGGACCCGCCCGCCCATCTGGGCGTGACGGTCCTGATCCCCGACTTCGAGCTCAGCACCAGCAAGGCCCGCGCCGTCCTGCCCAAGGAGTACACCCGGGCGGACGCCGTCCACGCCCTCTCGCACGCCGCGCTGCTGGCCGCCGCGTTCGCGCAGGGCCGCCTCGACCTGCTGCGCCACGCGATGCAGGACTACATCCACCAGATCTGGCGGGCGCCGCTGGTCCCCGGCCTGAGCGACATTCTGGAAGAGGCCCACCGTTACGGAGCCCTGGGCGCGGCGCTCAGCGGCGCTGGCCCCACCGTCCTCTGCTTCCACGATACCCGCGCCAGCACCGAGCGGCTGCACCGTTACCTGCACGCCGTGATGAACAAGAACGGCCTGACGGGGCGGGTGCTGGATTTGCCGATAGACACCGCGGGGACGGTGGTGGAGCGAACGTGCCAGGAGCGGGAAAAATAG